In the genome of Coturnix japonica isolate 7356 chromosome Z, Coturnix japonica 2.1, whole genome shotgun sequence, one region contains:
- the LOC116652546 gene encoding protein NYNRIN-like, giving the protein MAHLLTSNCWVCVIDYGVIHTFGKIWEERGLINSQGKDLIHQELIKQLLVALRKPKKIAVVHLRGHQQGTDYKTRGNNAADLEAKQAALRELVLRQERQEELTHDEAPSFTPKEEQKLNQMGITKNTEGRWYLADGREVLPKSIASQVLTQLHERTHWGSQALIDHFATKPFSRVQIDFTEFPKVGRYKYVLVIIDHLTHYVEAFPTTKATAQVVTKILLEQIIPRYGVTEVIDSDQGPHFTSRITRNIAEALGIKWEEHTPWHPQSSGRVERMNGELKKQLAKLTLETKLSWIKCIPLALLNLRAQPRADIGISPFEMLYGMPYDAGTPKDHPGVLDKNIQAYITELMKYKQELWKKGQLTQRPPLDITLHRIKPGDWVLIKTWRETTLQPRWEGPYLVLLTTNTAIRTAEKGWTHASRVKGPVQNHEWRVTSPAGDLKVKLSRNPPSRKMRT; this is encoded by the exons ATGGCCCACTTGCTTACAAGCAATTGTTGGGTGTGCGTTATTG ATTATGGGGTAATACATACCTTTGGGAAGATTTGGGAAGAAAGGGGATTGATAAATTCCCAAGGAAAGGACTTAATACATCAAGAATTAATAAAGCAACTCTTAGTGGCCCTACGAAAACCAAAGAAGATAGCGGTGGTACACCTTAGAGGACACCAACAGGGGACCGATTACAAGACTAGAGGAAATAATGCAGCAGACCTAGAAGCTAAGCAAGCTGCCCTCAGGGAATTGGTCCTGAGGCAGGAGAGGCAGGAAGAATTGACACATGATGAGGCCCCTTCGTTTACACcgaaggaagaacaaaaactgAATCAAATGGGAATAACTAAAAACACAGAAGGGAGGTGGTATCTAGCTGACGGGAGAGAGGTACTGCCTAAGTCAATAGCATCTCAGGTGCTGACCCAGTTGCACGAACGGACCCACTGGGGAAGCCAAGCTTTAATAGATCATTTTGCCACTAA GCCATTTTCTAGAGTCCAAATTGACTTTACCGAATTTCCTAAAGTAGGAAGATATAAATATGTATTAGTCATAATAGACCACCTCACACATTATGTAGAGGCATTCCCCACAACTAAAGCAACAGCTCAGGtagtaacaaaaatattactCGAACAAATCATCCCTAGGTATGGGGTAACAGAAGTAATAGATTCAGATCAAGGACCACACTTTACATCAAGAATCACTAGAAATATAGCTGAAGCCTTGGGAATAAAATGGGAAGAACATACTCCCTGGCACCCACAGAGTTCAGGGCGAGTAGAGAGAATGAATGGGGAACTAAAAAAGCAATTGGCCAAATTAACACTAGAAACTAAGCTCTCATGGATAAAATGCATTCCCCTTGCCCTCTTAAACCTTAGGGCCCAGCCCCGGGCTGACATAGGAATATCTCCCTTCGAAATGTTATACGGAATGCCATATGATGCAGGAACCCCTAAAGATCACCCGGGGGTGTTAGATAAGAACATTCAAGCTTATATCACGGAATTAATGAAGTATAAACAGGAATTGTGGAAAAAGGGACAATTGACTCAAAGACCCCCTCTGGACATTACCCTCCATCGAATAAAGCCTGGAGATTGGGTTCTGATAAAGACCTGGAGAGAAACCACACTGCAGCCTCGCTGGGAAGGTCCCTATCTGGTATTATTGACTACCAATACTGCCAtcagaactgctgaaaaagGATGGACACATGCTAGTCGTGTTAAGGGTCCAGTACAAAATCACGAATGGAGAGTCACTAGTCCAGCGGGTGATTTGAAAGTAAAACTGTCACGAAACCCTCCGtcaaggaaaatgagaacatgA